A section of the Mycobacterium sp. 3519A genome encodes:
- a CDS encoding Rieske 2Fe-2S domain-containing protein, with amino-acid sequence MAKPPLSMKPTGWFQVAWSDEVGVGDVHAMKYFGQELVAWRSESGRVTVMNAYCEHLGAHLGFGGHVVGEVIQCPFHGWQWDQEGRNVCIPYESRPNRGRRMTTYPVVERNESIYIWHDVEGREPYFDAPDVFASFRDGSSVADYYPQQRLFERGHELHPQYVLENGVDFAHFKYVHQTPINPIFTRHDFAEPVSYVDFTITFEGDDQQSIDDVRSGVEAINGGLGIAVTKSWGMVDNRTISAITPVDESTSDVRFMAYIGRTPGKDSERAARKAAEFGEEIIRQFRQDIHIWSHQRYSDPPALASSEYEGFTAIRKWAMQFYPDGRGGSAADLASTDQKG; translated from the coding sequence ATGGCCAAGCCGCCACTGTCCATGAAGCCGACGGGCTGGTTCCAGGTCGCGTGGTCAGACGAGGTCGGCGTCGGCGACGTCCACGCGATGAAGTACTTCGGCCAGGAGTTGGTCGCGTGGCGATCCGAGTCCGGCCGGGTCACGGTGATGAACGCATACTGCGAACACCTCGGCGCGCACCTCGGGTTCGGCGGGCACGTCGTCGGCGAGGTGATCCAGTGCCCGTTCCACGGCTGGCAGTGGGACCAAGAGGGCCGCAACGTGTGCATCCCTTACGAGAGCAGACCCAACCGCGGCAGGCGGATGACGACCTATCCGGTGGTCGAGCGCAACGAGTCGATCTACATCTGGCACGACGTCGAGGGCCGCGAACCCTACTTCGACGCACCCGACGTGTTCGCCAGTTTCCGGGACGGCAGCAGCGTGGCCGACTACTACCCGCAGCAGCGGTTGTTCGAGCGTGGCCACGAACTGCACCCGCAGTACGTGCTGGAGAACGGCGTCGACTTCGCGCACTTCAAATACGTCCACCAGACGCCGATCAACCCGATCTTCACCAGGCATGACTTCGCCGAACCGGTCTCCTACGTCGACTTCACGATCACGTTCGAGGGCGACGATCAGCAGTCCATCGACGACGTCCGTAGTGGCGTCGAGGCGATCAACGGCGGGCTCGGCATCGCCGTGACCAAGAGCTGGGGGATGGTCGACAATCGCACCATCTCGGCGATCACCCCGGTCGACGAGTCGACCTCCGATGTCCGGTTCATGGCCTACATCGGCCGCACCCCCGGCAAGGACTCCGAGCGGGCCGCGCGAAAAGCCGCCGAGTTCGGCGAGGAGATCATCCGCCAGTTCCGTCAGGACATCCACATCTGGTCGCATCAGCGCTACTCCGATCCGCCCGCGCTGGCCAGCTCGGAGTACGAGGGTTTCACCGCGATCCGCAAATGGGCCATGCAGTTCTATCCCGACGGCCGCGGAGGCAGCGCCGCGGACCTTGCCTCGACCGATCAGAAGGGTTGA
- a CDS encoding TetR/AcrR family transcriptional regulator — MTRRSNRRGQATRDAMLDAALRALATGDVAAASANRIAKDAGATWGAVKYQFGDIDGLWAAVLRRTAERRGQLPSNANPLAPLRERVAAIIDLLFDGLSAPDSRAIETLRAALPRDGAELERLYPRTAAELQSWGRSWIEACQQAFRDVDVDPERVREVASFIPGAMRGLASERQLGSYYDLDLARRGLTNAIVAYVHRPACD, encoded by the coding sequence ATGACCCGACGGAGCAACCGCCGCGGCCAGGCGACGCGCGACGCCATGCTCGACGCGGCACTTCGCGCGCTGGCAACGGGTGATGTCGCCGCGGCGTCGGCCAACCGCATCGCGAAAGACGCGGGCGCCACCTGGGGCGCGGTCAAGTACCAGTTCGGCGATATCGACGGCTTGTGGGCAGCGGTGTTACGGCGCACCGCGGAGCGGCGCGGTCAGTTGCCGTCGAACGCGAATCCCCTTGCGCCGCTTCGAGAACGGGTGGCGGCGATCATCGACCTGTTGTTCGACGGGTTGTCCGCACCGGATTCGCGCGCGATCGAGACGCTGCGCGCCGCCCTACCCCGCGACGGCGCCGAGTTGGAACGGCTCTACCCGCGCACAGCCGCTGAGTTGCAATCGTGGGGACGGAGCTGGATCGAGGCGTGCCAGCAGGCGTTCCGCGACGTCGATGTCGACCCCGAACGCGTGCGCGAGGTCGCCTCATTCATCCCCGGCGCGATGCGCGGCCTGGCCTCCGAACGCCAACTGGGTTCGTACTACGACCTGGATCTGGCGCGGCGTGGGTTGACCAACGCCATCGTGGCGTACGTCCACCGTCCGGCCTGCGACTGA
- a CDS encoding dihydrodipicolinate reductase, whose product MSNKPIRVFQVATGNVGSEMIRRYGAQSDLQLVGVHCYSPEKIGKDAGELAGIEPNGVIATGTIDEIIAAKPDVLTFHGVFPDEDLYVNVLEAGINIVTTADWITGWHRDTNHPHPSGKPVSQLLAEACERGSSSFYGTGMNPGLNQILGVVCSADVAEIENVTTIESVDVSCHHSKDTWIEVGYGLPVDDPSIPGKLEKYTRVFADSVLMMADCFDLQLDEVKFSYELGACTKDVNLGWYVLPKGSLGGNYIKYQGMVDGVPRVETHLEWQMTPHTDPNWDIKGCYITQIKGDPCVYNKHMIFPKPGVDLSNPDNFASIGMTVTGMPALHAIKSVVEAPPGLLTSADLPLRGLAGRFKV is encoded by the coding sequence TTGTCGAACAAGCCGATTCGCGTGTTTCAGGTCGCCACTGGCAACGTGGGATCCGAGATGATCAGGCGCTATGGAGCCCAGTCCGACCTGCAACTGGTGGGGGTGCACTGTTACTCGCCGGAGAAGATAGGCAAGGACGCGGGCGAACTGGCGGGCATCGAACCCAACGGCGTGATCGCCACCGGCACCATCGACGAGATCATCGCCGCCAAACCCGACGTGCTGACGTTCCACGGGGTCTTCCCCGACGAGGACCTCTACGTCAATGTGCTCGAGGCCGGCATCAACATCGTCACCACGGCCGACTGGATCACCGGTTGGCACCGCGACACCAACCATCCGCATCCGTCGGGTAAGCCGGTCAGCCAGTTACTGGCCGAGGCGTGCGAGCGAGGCTCGTCGTCCTTCTACGGCACGGGCATGAATCCCGGACTGAACCAGATTCTCGGCGTGGTCTGCTCGGCCGACGTCGCCGAGATCGAGAACGTCACCACCATCGAGTCCGTCGACGTGTCATGCCACCACAGCAAGGACACCTGGATCGAGGTGGGCTACGGCCTGCCGGTCGACGATCCGAGCATCCCTGGCAAGCTCGAGAAGTACACCCGGGTGTTCGCCGACAGCGTGCTGATGATGGCCGACTGCTTCGATCTGCAACTCGACGAGGTCAAGTTCAGCTACGAATTGGGCGCATGCACCAAGGACGTCAATCTGGGATGGTATGTGTTGCCGAAAGGTTCGCTGGGCGGCAACTACATCAAGTATCAGGGCATGGTCGACGGCGTGCCACGGGTGGAGACCCACCTGGAGTGGCAGATGACGCCGCACACCGATCCGAATTGGGATATCAAGGGCTGCTACATCACTCAGATCAAGGGCGACCCCTGTGTCTACAACAAACACATGATCTTCCCGAAACCCGGAGTGGATCTGTCGAATCCCGACAACTTCGCCTCGATCGGCATGACGGTGACTGGCATGCCCGCGCTGCATGCGATCAAGTCGGTGGTCGAGGCGCCGCCTGGACTGCTCACCAGTGCGGACCTTCCGCTGCGAGGGCTCGCCGGTCGGTTCAA